One Lucilia cuprina isolate Lc7/37 chromosome 4, ASM2204524v1, whole genome shotgun sequence DNA segment encodes these proteins:
- the LOC111674645 gene encoding serine/threonine-protein phosphatase 2A regulatory subunit B'' subunit gamma-like isoform X2 — protein sequence MELDPDIVKEFEQLEVSSKKPSEEDLNNFNENEPLKAVSSSGKNKLPLANHYTYTTIPKFFHAPPAANDTLRQNLRKEAHSLFLQKRSQELLDNEELNTLWSILEKHCTQVTPLGQQLIGYDDYLKVMQAVSVKCRKYLTARLFAKLQCHSGYPGKVEIVSIFNYTMRKVWLTQGRIGLSFYDDVGQGYLREIDMENYIIDIIPTLAQISSCVQPSFQSFYVCTVVKKFFFFLDPLHTGRIRIRDILASGLLTELLELRDEDTSKESQEHNWFSMPSVLTVYGNYLNLDKDHNGMLSKQELADYGSGTLTSVFLDRVFDECRTFDGEMDYKTFLDFVLALDNRHEPQSLHYLFRILDVQHKGYLTAQTLHYFFKGIQEQIRAVNAESVNFEDLKDEIFDMVKSKDPYKITLQDLINCGQAETVVSILIEFHKFWAYENREEGSHNV from the coding sequence ATGGAATTGGACCCAGATATTGTTAAAGAATTTGAACAATTAGAAGTTTCATCGAAAAAACCTTCAGAAGAGgacttaaataatttcaatgaaaatgaGCCACTTAAGGCTGTGAGCAGTAGTGGAAAAAATAAGTTGCCCTTAGCTAATCATTATACATATACTACTATACCCAAGTTTTTTCATGCACCACCAGCAGCCAATGACACTTTAAGACAAAATTTACGCAAAGAAGCTCATTCTCTGTTTCTGCAAAAGCGTTCCCAAGAGCTCTTGGACAATGAAGAGTTAAATACGTTGTGGTCCATACTGGAGAAACATTGTACACAAGTGACACCTTTAGGTCAGCAATTAATCGGTTATGATGACTATTTGAAAGTTATGCAGGCAGTTAGTGTCAAATGCCGTAAATATTTAACGGCCCGTTTGTTTGCCAAACTGCAATGTCACTCTGGTTATCCAGGAAAAGTTGAAATTGTTTCCATTTTCAATTACACCATGCGCAAAGTGTGGCTGACACAGGGACGCATAGGTCTTTCATTCTATGATGATGTGGGTCAGGGTTATTTAAGAGAAATCGACATGGAAAACTATATCATTGATATTATACCCACTTTGGCACAAATCAGCAGCTGTGTCCAACCCTCATTTCaaagtttttatgtttgtaCAGTGGTTAAgaaattctttttctttttggatCCCTTACACACTGGTCGCATTAGAATAAGAGATATTTTAGCCTCTGGCCTGCTCACCGAACTACTGGAATTAAGAGATGAAGACACATCTAAAGAATCTCAAGAACACAATTGGTTTTCTATGCCCTCTGTACTGACGGTCTATGGCAACTATTTGAATCTCGACAAAGATCATAATGGCATGTTGAGCAAACAGGAATTAGCCGATTATGGTTCGGGCACTCTTACATCTGTATTTTTGGATCGTGTATTCGACGAATGTCGTACATTTGATGGTGAAATGGATTATAAAACATTTCTCGATTTCGTTTTAGCACTCGATAATCGCCATGAGCCGCAATCTCTGCATTATCTATTTCGCATTTTAGATGTTCAACACAAAGGCTATTTGACGGCTCAAACATTACATTACTTTTTCAAAGGCATTCAAGAGCAAATCCGGGCAGTGAATGCAGAATCGGTGAATTTTGAagatttaaaagatgaaatatttGATATGGTCAAATCTAAAGATCCCTATAAGATAACACTGCAGGATTTAATAAATTg
- the LOC111674645 gene encoding serine/threonine-protein phosphatase 2A regulatory subunit B'' subunit gamma-like isoform X1: MELDPDIVKEFEQLEVSSKKPSEEDLNNFNENEPLKAVSSSGKNKLPLANHYTYTTIPKFFHAPPAANDTLRQNLRKEAHSLFLQKRSQELLDNEELNTLWSILEKHCTQVTPLGQQLIGYDDYLKVMQAVSVKCRKYLTARLFAKLQCHSGYPGKVEIVSIFNYTMRKVWLTQGRIGLSFYDDVGQGYLREIDMENYIIDIIPTLAQISSCVQPSFQSFYVCTVVKKFFFFLDPLHTGRIRIRDILASGLLTELLELRDEDTSKESQEHNWFSMPSVLTVYGNYLNLDKDHNGMLSKQELADYGSGTLTSVFLDRVFDECRTFDGEMDYKTFLDFVLALDNRHEPQSLHYLFRILDVQHKGYLTAQTLHYFFKGIQEQIRAVNAESVNFEDLKDEIFDMVKSKDPYKITLQDLINCGQAETVVSILIEFHKFWAYENREEGECLQEEMET; encoded by the coding sequence ATGGAATTGGACCCAGATATTGTTAAAGAATTTGAACAATTAGAAGTTTCATCGAAAAAACCTTCAGAAGAGgacttaaataatttcaatgaaaatgaGCCACTTAAGGCTGTGAGCAGTAGTGGAAAAAATAAGTTGCCCTTAGCTAATCATTATACATATACTACTATACCCAAGTTTTTTCATGCACCACCAGCAGCCAATGACACTTTAAGACAAAATTTACGCAAAGAAGCTCATTCTCTGTTTCTGCAAAAGCGTTCCCAAGAGCTCTTGGACAATGAAGAGTTAAATACGTTGTGGTCCATACTGGAGAAACATTGTACACAAGTGACACCTTTAGGTCAGCAATTAATCGGTTATGATGACTATTTGAAAGTTATGCAGGCAGTTAGTGTCAAATGCCGTAAATATTTAACGGCCCGTTTGTTTGCCAAACTGCAATGTCACTCTGGTTATCCAGGAAAAGTTGAAATTGTTTCCATTTTCAATTACACCATGCGCAAAGTGTGGCTGACACAGGGACGCATAGGTCTTTCATTCTATGATGATGTGGGTCAGGGTTATTTAAGAGAAATCGACATGGAAAACTATATCATTGATATTATACCCACTTTGGCACAAATCAGCAGCTGTGTCCAACCCTCATTTCaaagtttttatgtttgtaCAGTGGTTAAgaaattctttttctttttggatCCCTTACACACTGGTCGCATTAGAATAAGAGATATTTTAGCCTCTGGCCTGCTCACCGAACTACTGGAATTAAGAGATGAAGACACATCTAAAGAATCTCAAGAACACAATTGGTTTTCTATGCCCTCTGTACTGACGGTCTATGGCAACTATTTGAATCTCGACAAAGATCATAATGGCATGTTGAGCAAACAGGAATTAGCCGATTATGGTTCGGGCACTCTTACATCTGTATTTTTGGATCGTGTATTCGACGAATGTCGTACATTTGATGGTGAAATGGATTATAAAACATTTCTCGATTTCGTTTTAGCACTCGATAATCGCCATGAGCCGCAATCTCTGCATTATCTATTTCGCATTTTAGATGTTCAACACAAAGGCTATTTGACGGCTCAAACATTACATTACTTTTTCAAAGGCATTCAAGAGCAAATCCGGGCAGTGAATGCAGAATCGGTGAATTTTGAagatttaaaagatgaaatatttGATATGGTCAAATCTAAAGATCCCTATAAGATAACACTGCAGGATTTAATAAATTg